A genomic window from Punica granatum isolate Tunisia-2019 chromosome 2, ASM765513v2, whole genome shotgun sequence includes:
- the LOC116193616 gene encoding pathogenesis-related protein PRMS-like → MQEFLQGHNAAREAVGVPPLSWDTKLATYARVYLNQRRTDCKLIHSPGYAFGENLFWGQGRRWSAKDATATWVAEKQWYHHATNTCTGQECSHYTQIVWRMTHQESRRHPASHMEEAPGVAYARAYSNKRKGDCKLIHSHNTLYGENLYWGSRVWYWSVKDAVDDRVPEKQWYSYDRRDKCAGTIGR, encoded by the exons ATGCAGGAATTTCTCCAAGGCCACAATGCTGCCAGGGAAGCAGTCGGAGTCCCGCCCCTATCATGGGACACGAAGCTGGCCACTTACGCCCGGGTTTATTTGAACCAAAGACGCACAGACTGCAAGCTCATCCACTCTCCTGGCTATGCGTTTGGAGAGAACTTGTTCTGGGGCCAGGGCAGGCGGTGGAGTGCGAAGGATGCCACAGCTACCTGGGTCGCAGAAAAGCAATGGTACCATCACGCCACGAACACCTGCACGGGACAAGAGTGCTCGCACTACACTCAGATTGTGTGGCGCATGACCCA CCAGGAGAGCCGTCGGCATCCTGCCTCTCACATGGAAGAAGCCCCTGGGGTGGCTTATGCCCGAGCATACTCGAATAAGAGGAAAGGTGACTGTAAGCTCATTCACTCACACAACACTCTGTATGGAGAGAACTTGTACTGGGGGTCCAGGGTCTGGTACTGGAGTGTCAAAGATGCCGTAGATGATAGGGTGCCGGAGAAACAGTGGTACAGTTACGATCGCCGGGACAAATGTGCTGGCACTATTGGCAGGTAG
- the LOC116198149 gene encoding oligosaccharyltransferase complex subunit ostc codes for MAPKPETQASPSSASDPLSSAAGAAGLIDPVFHILSILPYSFLRPPRLRLKLPTLTLPSPMTVYALILLTYFMVVSGIVYDVIVEPPGIGSSQDPVTGSVRPVVFLPGRVNGQYIIEGLSSGFMFVIGGIGIVFMDMALDKNRAKSVKSSYATAGVLSVVLAYVMIMLFLRIKIPAYLR; via the exons ATGGCACCAAAACCGGAGACCCAGGCCTCGCCCTCCTCCGCCTCAGATCCGCTGTCATCCGCCGCCGGAGCAGCCGGCTTAATCGACCCCGTCTTCCACATCCTCAGTATCCTCCCCTACAGCTTCCTCCGCCCGCCCCGCCTCCGCCTCAAGCTCCCAACCCTAACCCTCCCTTCCCCCATGACCGTCTACGCCCTCATCCTCCTCACCTACTTCATGGTCGTCTCCGGAATCGTCTACGACGTCATCGTCGAGCCCCCGGGGATCGGGTCCTCCCAGGATCCCGTCACAGGATCCGTCCGCCCGGTCGTGTTCCTGCCCGGCAGAGTCAACGGGCAGTACATCATTGAAG GTCTCTCGTCCGGGTTCATGTTTGTAATCGGTGGGATAGGAATCGTCTTTATGGATATGGCTCTGGACAAGAACCGGGCAAAGAGTGTGAAGTCCTCATATGCTACTGCTGGGGTTCTTTCTGTTGTTCTTGCTTATGTGATGATTATGCTCTTCCTTCGCATCAAAATCCCAGCATATCTTAGGTGA